In Pedobacter sp. WC2423, the following are encoded in one genomic region:
- a CDS encoding M1 family metallopeptidase, whose amino-acid sequence MKKITMLSLFSMIGLSVFAQQGLPVPADIQQAYHKGTRAVNGKPGLKYWQNTADYDLKVDFDPVSGLLKGTVDVIYKNQSPDTLKEVWFKLYPNLYKQGSPRASKVADRDLGEGVKIGSLSINDKTVSADALQIDGTNMHTAIAALAPGKSIKVKIAYQYTLNRGSHNRTGMVDEGSYFVAYFFPRITVYDDIDGWNKYPYLGDAEFYNDFCTFKAAVTVPKNYVIWATGDLMNAKNVFQKKIADKLALAEQADSVVNVINDNDLATQTITKNQSFNTWKFEAKNVTDFVFATSNHYLWKSTSLVVDPKTNRRTRVDAAFNPIHKDYYEVIDFARKSVHAMSYEFPKWPYPYAHETIFDGLDQMEYPMMVNDNPVEKRENSITLTIHEIFHTMFPFYMGTNETKYGWMDEGWATIGEWLISPMIDSTMVDEYGIQPTAFNSGKKDDTPIMTLTPDLVGSGSFTNSYPKPALGYLFVKDYLGDELFTKALHNYITQWNGKHPMPFDFFYSMNEGSGKNMDWFWNRWFFGEGDIDLGITGADKTADGYVFKIENKSLKPLPVDLTFTYDDGSTEKAHWNIGVWEKPELNISLPFKTSKKIKKAVLGSTYVPDKNDYNNILFIK is encoded by the coding sequence ATGAAAAAAATAACGATGCTCAGTCTATTTAGTATGATAGGTCTGAGCGTTTTTGCGCAACAGGGTTTGCCGGTCCCAGCGGATATTCAGCAAGCTTATCATAAAGGAACAAGGGCTGTAAATGGGAAACCAGGATTAAAATACTGGCAAAATACAGCTGATTATGATCTGAAAGTGGATTTTGATCCTGTATCGGGACTATTAAAAGGTACGGTTGATGTAATTTATAAGAATCAAAGTCCTGATACCCTGAAAGAGGTTTGGTTTAAATTATATCCAAATTTATATAAGCAGGGCAGCCCGCGTGCAAGTAAGGTTGCAGACAGGGATTTGGGAGAAGGGGTAAAGATTGGTTCGTTATCAATTAATGATAAAACGGTTTCTGCAGATGCCCTTCAAATTGATGGAACAAATATGCATACTGCTATTGCTGCACTGGCTCCGGGGAAGAGTATAAAAGTTAAAATTGCTTATCAATATACGCTGAACAGAGGTTCTCATAATAGAACGGGTATGGTAGATGAGGGTTCTTATTTTGTGGCCTATTTCTTTCCGCGCATTACGGTTTACGATGATATAGATGGCTGGAATAAGTATCCTTATCTTGGAGATGCAGAGTTTTATAATGACTTCTGTACTTTCAAAGCGGCGGTTACGGTTCCTAAAAACTATGTAATCTGGGCAACGGGAGATCTGATGAACGCAAAAAATGTGTTTCAGAAGAAAATTGCTGATAAGTTAGCTTTAGCTGAGCAGGCAGATAGTGTGGTCAATGTAATCAATGACAATGACCTTGCGACTCAGACTATTACTAAAAATCAGAGTTTTAATACCTGGAAATTTGAAGCAAAAAATGTAACTGACTTTGTTTTTGCCACGAGTAACCATTATTTGTGGAAGTCAACAAGTTTAGTTGTTGACCCAAAAACAAATAGAAGAACCCGTGTTGATGCTGCATTTAATCCGATTCATAAAGATTATTATGAAGTGATAGATTTTGCACGCAAATCTGTACATGCGATGAGTTATGAGTTCCCGAAATGGCCATATCCTTATGCGCATGAAACGATCTTTGATGGACTTGATCAAATGGAATATCCAATGATGGTCAATGATAACCCTGTTGAAAAACGGGAAAATTCAATTACGCTGACTATCCATGAGATTTTTCATACGATGTTCCCTTTTTACATGGGAACCAACGAAACAAAATATGGCTGGATGGACGAAGGATGGGCAACTATAGGGGAGTGGTTAATTTCTCCGATGATTGACTCAACTATGGTTGATGAATATGGAATACAGCCAACAGCATTTAATTCAGGTAAAAAAGATGACACACCAATCATGACCCTTACGCCGGATTTAGTTGGTTCAGGTTCTTTTACCAACTCTTATCCTAAGCCTGCTTTGGGTTATCTGTTTGTGAAGGATTATCTGGGTGATGAGTTGTTTACTAAAGCATTGCATAATTATATTACGCAATGGAACGGGAAACACCCAATGCCATTTGATTTCTTTTACAGTATGAATGAAGGTTCTGGTAAAAATATGGACTGGTTCTGGAACAGATGGTTCTTTGGAGAAGGCGACATCGATTTGGGCATTACCGGAGCAGATAAAACTGCTGATGGTTATGTTTTCAAAATAGAAAATAAAAGTCTTAAACCTCTGCCTGTTGACCTGACTTTTACTTATGATGATGGTTCTACTGAAAAGGCACATTGGAATATCGGTGTGTGGGAGAAACCTGAATTGAATATTTCTCTTCCATTCAAGACCAGTAAAAAAATAAAGAAAGCTGTGCTTGGAAGTACTTATGTACCGGATAAAAACGACTATAATAACATTTTATTTATTAAATAA
- the queG gene encoding tRNA epoxyqueuosine(34) reductase QueG — MYNNPAKYSQLIKDEAIRLGFMQCGIAKAGFLEEEAPRLEKWLKDNRHGQMSYMENHFDKRLNPTLLVDDAKSVISLTLNYFPQEQQTDPNAPKISKYAYGADYHAVIKDKLFLLLSFIQENIGEVSGRAFVDSAPVLDRAWAKRAGIGWIGKNSNIISKKSGSFFFLAELIIDLDLAYDEPFATDHCGTCTKCIDACPTDAILSPFIIDATKCISYLTIELREEIPKSFDNKMENWMFGCDICQDVCPWNRFSVPHTEPQFKPNENLLTMKKEDWLDITEDVFKQIFKNSAVKRTKFKGLTRNIDFIRQIPDES; from the coding sequence ATGTACAACAACCCTGCAAAATACAGCCAGCTCATTAAAGATGAAGCCATCAGACTGGGCTTTATGCAGTGCGGTATTGCAAAAGCAGGCTTTCTTGAAGAAGAAGCTCCGAGATTGGAAAAATGGCTCAAAGATAACCGTCACGGACAAATGAGTTATATGGAGAATCACTTTGACAAGAGGTTGAACCCTACACTATTAGTTGATGATGCAAAATCCGTCATCTCTCTGACTTTAAACTACTTTCCGCAAGAGCAGCAAACAGACCCCAATGCACCAAAAATCTCAAAGTATGCCTACGGAGCAGATTATCACGCCGTAATTAAAGATAAATTATTCTTACTGCTCAGCTTTATTCAGGAAAACATAGGTGAAGTAAGCGGAAGAGCTTTCGTTGATTCCGCACCCGTACTGGACAGAGCCTGGGCTAAACGTGCAGGAATTGGCTGGATTGGTAAAAACAGCAATATCATCAGCAAAAAAAGTGGCTCATTCTTCTTTCTCGCAGAGCTGATTATTGATCTTGACCTGGCTTATGATGAACCTTTTGCCACTGACCACTGTGGTACCTGTACCAAATGTATAGATGCCTGCCCAACAGACGCGATCTTATCCCCTTTTATTATTGATGCGACCAAATGCATCTCTTACCTTACCATTGAGCTCAGAGAAGAAATTCCTAAAAGCTTTGATAATAAAATGGAGAACTGGATGTTTGGCTGTGATATTTGTCAGGATGTTTGTCCCTGGAACAGATTTTCAGTTCCGCATACCGAACCACAATTCAAGCCTAACGAGAATTTGCTGACTATGAAAAAAGAAGACTGGCTGGATATTACCGAAGATGTATTTAAACAGATCTTTAAGAATTCGGCAGTAAAGCGGACTAAGTTTAAAGGCTTAACCCGCAATATTGATTTCATCAGGCAAATTCCTGATGAAAGTTAA